From the Paucidesulfovibrio longus DSM 6739 genome, one window contains:
- the sat gene encoding sulfate adenylyltransferase, translating to MSKLVPPHGGKGLVCCLLEGAELAAEQKKAEGLKKIQISDRAKGDLIMMGIGGFSPLNGFMGKADWKGVCEKFLMADGTFWPVPVTLDTNDEDVKVGDEVALVAPDGVTYATMKITEKYEMTEADKLWESEMVYKGQGEDSTGGKFMEIALKDHPGVQMVMAQGKYNLAGPVKVLSEGDYAKRFPGVYLTPAQIRAEMEKRGWANVAALQLRNPMHRSHEFLAKIAVEVCDGVVIHSLIGNLKPGDIPGSVRIKCIQTLIDNYFVPENVINAGYPLDMRYAGPREGLLHATFRQNYGINNMLIGRDHAGVGDFYGLFEAQEIFDRIPYVTEACPEPGKALLTKPMKIDWTFYCYKCDGMASMRTCPHTKEDRVILSGTKLRKALSEGAEVVDHFGRDEVLVLLREYYGSLTEKVEVKMQKAASGADMK from the coding sequence ATGTCCAAACTGGTACCCCCTCATGGAGGCAAAGGCCTCGTCTGCTGCCTGCTCGAAGGCGCCGAACTCGCCGCTGAGCAGAAGAAGGCCGAAGGCCTGAAGAAGATCCAGATTTCCGACCGCGCCAAAGGCGACCTTATCATGATGGGCATCGGCGGCTTCTCTCCGCTGAACGGCTTCATGGGCAAGGCTGACTGGAAGGGCGTGTGCGAGAAATTCCTGATGGCCGACGGCACCTTCTGGCCCGTCCCCGTCACCCTGGACACCAACGACGAAGACGTGAAAGTCGGTGACGAAGTCGCCCTGGTCGCCCCTGACGGCGTGACCTACGCGACCATGAAGATCACCGAAAAGTACGAGATGACCGAAGCCGACAAGCTGTGGGAATCCGAAATGGTCTACAAGGGCCAGGGCGAAGATTCCACCGGCGGCAAGTTCATGGAGATCGCCCTCAAGGATCACCCGGGCGTCCAGATGGTCATGGCTCAGGGCAAGTACAACCTGGCCGGTCCCGTCAAAGTCCTCTCCGAAGGCGACTACGCCAAGCGTTTCCCGGGCGTCTACCTGACCCCCGCGCAGATCCGCGCCGAGATGGAAAAGCGCGGCTGGGCCAACGTCGCCGCTCTGCAGCTGCGTAACCCGATGCACCGTTCCCACGAATTCCTGGCCAAGATCGCCGTGGAAGTCTGCGACGGCGTCGTGATCCACTCCCTGATCGGCAACCTGAAGCCCGGCGACATCCCGGGTTCCGTCCGCATCAAGTGCATCCAGACCCTGATCGACAACTACTTCGTGCCCGAGAACGTCATCAACGCCGGCTACCCGCTGGACATGCGTTACGCCGGTCCGCGCGAAGGCCTGCTGCACGCCACCTTCCGCCAGAACTACGGCATCAACAACATGCTCATCGGCCGTGACCACGCCGGTGTCGGCGACTTCTACGGCCTGTTCGAGGCCCAGGAAATCTTCGACCGCATCCCCTACGTGACCGAAGCCTGCCCCGAACCCGGCAAGGCCCTGCTCACCAAGCCGATGAAGATCGACTGGACCTTCTACTGCTACAAGTGCGACGGCATGGCCTCCATGCGCACCTGCCCGCACACCAAGGAAGACCGCGTCATCCTGTCCGGCACCAAGCTGCGCAAGGCCCTTTCCGAAGGCGCCGAGGTCGTGGACCACTTCGGTCGCGACGAAGTCCTCGTGCTGCTGCGCGAGTACTACGGCAGCCTGACCGAGAAGGTCGAGGTCAAGATGCAGAAGGCCGCCTCCGGCGCCGACATGAAGTAA
- a CDS encoding methyltransferase domain-containing protein: protein MPFEWIDIEALPRLERDQSVVLFGAGNGSRDLLRFFEEQGSEIRLLAVLDNDPSLQGRSFQGLPVRAPASLPDLGADVVIVTTVSGREAVSAQLEGMGLSRGRDFHLVGTFPSSRATDNLSFLLRRLRNHGLATGGRMLHVGPGGYLGLECGLLALLETPPPSHILAVDAYDFSMRWPDISASLPSYRAMRADVLALAEARGQTPQLVAEHWDALFQTEAGRTVLDGERVELRFPHRFSALPVADSSIGLACSFAVLEHVRSPQAAVDELWRVLAPGGAAVLTIITRDHRSFGADQGFSPIAYRAHSADEWERINRDRFFQNRLAPFQWRGLFEARGFRLDEYRVQHRYDAPASELAALHPDFRHWPPERQGEVDCSIVAVKP, encoded by the coding sequence ATGCCCTTCGAATGGATCGACATCGAAGCCCTGCCCCGCCTCGAAAGGGACCAATCCGTGGTCCTTTTCGGGGCGGGCAACGGCTCCCGCGACCTGCTTCGATTCTTCGAGGAGCAAGGATCGGAAATCCGCCTCCTGGCGGTTCTGGACAACGACCCCAGCCTCCAGGGGCGATCCTTTCAGGGACTGCCCGTTCGCGCTCCGGCGAGCCTGCCCGACCTGGGTGCGGACGTCGTCATCGTGACCACGGTTTCCGGGCGGGAAGCCGTTTCCGCGCAGCTTGAAGGCATGGGCCTAAGCAGGGGACGCGATTTCCATCTCGTGGGCACGTTTCCGTCCAGCCGGGCCACGGACAACCTTTCCTTCCTGCTCCGGCGCCTTCGGAACCACGGCCTGGCCACGGGCGGCAGGATGCTGCACGTGGGACCGGGCGGTTATCTCGGACTGGAATGCGGGCTGCTGGCCTTGCTCGAAACGCCCCCGCCCTCGCACATTCTGGCCGTGGACGCCTACGATTTCAGCATGCGCTGGCCCGACATCAGCGCGTCCTTGCCGAGCTATCGCGCCATGCGCGCCGACGTGCTCGCCCTGGCCGAAGCGCGCGGCCAGACCCCGCAACTCGTCGCAGAGCACTGGGACGCTCTTTTTCAGACCGAGGCAGGGCGCACCGTTCTCGACGGGGAACGCGTCGAATTGCGGTTTCCGCATCGCTTTTCCGCCTTGCCCGTCGCGGATTCCTCCATCGGGCTGGCCTGTTCCTTTGCCGTGCTGGAGCACGTCCGCTCCCCGCAAGCGGCCGTGGACGAACTCTGGCGCGTGCTCGCCCCTGGCGGGGCCGCCGTCCTGACCATCATCACCCGCGACCACCGCTCGTTCGGCGCGGACCAGGGCTTTTCGCCCATCGCCTACCGCGCCCACTCCGCAGACGAATGGGAACGGATCAACCGCGACCGCTTTTTCCAGAACCGCCTCGCGCCGTTCCAGTGGCGCGGGCTTTTCGAGGCGCGCGGATTCCGGCTCGACGAATACCGGGTTCAGCACCGATACGACGCTCCCGCGAGCGAGCTTGCGGCGCTGCACCCGGATTTCCGCCATTGGCCCCCGGAACGGCAGGGGGAAGTGGATTGCAGCATCGTGGCGGTCAAGCCCTGA
- a CDS encoding aconitate hydratase: MGQNITRKIIGAHLLSGEMTPGSEIGLRIDQTLTQDATGTMAYLQFEAIGLDRVRTELSVSYVDHNTLQMGFRNPDDHRYLRTVAARYGVVFSPPGTGICHQLHLENFARPGKTLIGSDSHTPTAGGVGSLAMGAGGLSVALGMAGEPYFISMPKVVRVLLTGRLQGWAAGKDVILELLRRLTVKGGVGKVFEFAGPGVATLTVPERATITNMGAELGATTSIFPSDERTREFFKVMGREDEWSELVADADAEYDETVEIDLSALEPLVAQPHMPDRVVPVRELAGLPVSQVAIGSCTNSSYADMKTTAQVLAGRQLPPETDLLISPGSKQVLKMLAAEGLVEPLLDAGARLLECSCGPCIGMGGSPVSAGVSVRTFNRNFEGRSGTKDAQVYLASAQTAVNLALAGKFTDPAEWGPAPQRVELPASAPSIRHLFIFPPENGDGVEILRGPNIVALERFEPLPATVRAAVKLKVGDDITTDHILPAGAQITALRSNIPAISEYIFSRVDEGFVGRMREAGSGFILGGENYGQGSSREHAALGPRHLGVRAVIVKSLARIHRANLVNFGILPLLLVNPEDYDRIGENSVLSIETASIQPGGRCEMTLQDAEPVEVTNDLTEKELDIIKAGGLLNYVRASDRA; this comes from the coding sequence ATGGGCCAGAACATCACCAGAAAGATCATCGGCGCTCACCTGCTCAGCGGGGAAATGACCCCCGGCAGCGAAATCGGCCTGCGCATCGACCAGACCCTGACCCAGGATGCCACCGGCACCATGGCCTATCTCCAGTTCGAGGCCATCGGGCTCGACCGCGTGCGCACCGAGCTTTCCGTCAGCTACGTGGACCACAACACGCTCCAGATGGGCTTCCGCAACCCGGACGACCACCGCTATCTGCGCACCGTGGCCGCGCGCTACGGCGTGGTCTTCTCGCCTCCGGGCACGGGCATCTGCCACCAACTGCACCTGGAAAATTTCGCGCGTCCCGGCAAGACCCTGATCGGCTCCGACTCCCACACCCCCACCGCGGGCGGCGTGGGCAGCCTGGCCATGGGCGCGGGCGGGCTTTCCGTGGCCCTGGGCATGGCCGGCGAGCCGTATTTCATCTCCATGCCCAAGGTCGTGCGCGTGCTGCTCACGGGCCGTCTCCAGGGCTGGGCAGCGGGCAAGGACGTCATTCTCGAACTGTTGCGGCGACTGACCGTCAAGGGCGGCGTGGGCAAGGTCTTTGAATTCGCCGGGCCGGGCGTGGCCACGCTGACCGTGCCGGAGCGCGCCACCATCACCAACATGGGCGCGGAGCTGGGAGCCACCACGTCCATCTTCCCCTCGGACGAACGCACCCGCGAGTTCTTCAAGGTCATGGGCCGCGAGGACGAGTGGAGCGAGCTGGTCGCGGACGCGGACGCGGAATACGACGAAACCGTGGAAATCGATCTTTCGGCCCTGGAGCCCCTGGTGGCCCAGCCGCACATGCCCGACCGCGTGGTTCCCGTGCGCGAGCTGGCCGGACTGCCCGTGAGCCAGGTGGCCATCGGCTCCTGCACCAACTCCTCCTACGCCGACATGAAGACCACGGCCCAGGTGCTGGCCGGTCGGCAGCTTCCGCCCGAAACCGACCTGCTCATCTCTCCCGGCTCCAAGCAGGTGCTCAAGATGCTCGCGGCCGAGGGCCTCGTGGAACCGCTGCTCGACGCGGGCGCGCGCCTGCTGGAATGCTCCTGCGGGCCGTGCATCGGCATGGGCGGCTCCCCCGTGAGCGCGGGCGTTTCCGTGCGCACCTTCAACCGCAACTTCGAGGGACGCTCCGGCACCAAGGACGCGCAGGTCTATCTGGCCAGCGCCCAGACCGCCGTGAACCTCGCCCTGGCCGGGAAATTCACGGATCCGGCCGAATGGGGCCCGGCCCCGCAGCGCGTGGAGCTGCCCGCGAGCGCGCCCAGCATCCGTCATCTCTTCATCTTCCCTCCGGAAAACGGCGACGGCGTCGAAATCCTGCGCGGACCGAACATCGTGGCCCTGGAGCGCTTCGAGCCGCTGCCCGCGACCGTGCGCGCCGCGGTCAAGCTCAAGGTCGGCGACGACATCACCACGGACCACATCCTGCCCGCCGGAGCCCAGATCACGGCCCTGCGATCCAACATTCCGGCCATCAGCGAATACATCTTCAGCCGTGTGGACGAAGGGTTCGTGGGCCGCATGCGCGAAGCCGGGTCCGGGTTCATCCTCGGCGGCGAGAACTACGGCCAGGGCTCCAGCCGCGAACACGCGGCCCTGGGACCGCGCCACCTCGGCGTGCGCGCCGTGATCGTCAAGTCCCTGGCACGCATCCACCGAGCCAACCTCGTCAACTTCGGCATCCTGCCCCTGCTGCTGGTCAATCCCGAAGACTACGACCGCATTGGAGAAAACTCCGTGCTGAGCATCGAGACCGCTTCGATCCAACCCGGAGGCAGGTGCGAAATGACGCTCCAGGACGCCGAGCCTGTTGAAGTGACAAATGATTTGACGGAAAAGGAACTGGATATTATCAAGGCAGGCGGCCTTCTCAACTACGTTCGCGCCTCCGACCGCGCCTAA
- a CDS encoding SurA N-terminal domain-containing protein yields MLDKMRENAQSWVIKLLFGIIILAFIFTFTSPQGDSETVVAYVNGDPIAVDDFQRLLPRTANQEPDAKRSVLFQMVNMLLMEQVAKANGITVSDAELVRDINSNPQFQTNGVFDMDRYKALVGGKPERFEENERVKLLLGKFNRFAALPAQPSEPEIRSLFLWQNEQAVVEYTVISPADFFAQTESHDDEAQAYYEKNQARFTEPAKANFEYVAFTPAALAPGQEVTDQEVQDYYETAGATLVSQKRYEFRHILLPVGETPTQEDVNAIQKSMAEIQKRLAQGEDFASLAKRFALPGDTAPGEPIWMSPAEMPDELAQALAGMEKNTISRPIITQAGLNLVQLVDVELPRQMSLEEAKPIIVDRIAQEKAAKILGDKLDETISQMNQGVKLPQIAENLELAVKETGPMTREQLVEEFGLNAEAADTLMTLMDGNTTKTPLKIGNGGYLVASKIDDLPETVMPLEQVRQQIDVEIRRAKAQELALEKAQEVLVEGAKGQGDVLATYAPKLKETEPFVRSGQIAGLQVDPKLTSDAFTAKPGQWLPTPYSSANGYVVARLKETLPASEELWQQQKQGWAQAALEIYRREMYQAVNNSLFERANAKGAVELVRPDLLN; encoded by the coding sequence ATGCTCGACAAAATGCGAGAAAATGCCCAGAGTTGGGTCATCAAGCTCCTCTTCGGCATCATCATACTGGCGTTCATCTTCACTTTCACTTCGCCCCAGGGTGATTCCGAAACCGTGGTTGCCTACGTCAACGGCGACCCCATCGCCGTGGACGACTTCCAGCGACTCCTGCCGAGAACGGCCAACCAGGAGCCGGACGCCAAGCGCTCCGTGCTCTTCCAGATGGTCAACATGCTCCTCATGGAGCAGGTCGCCAAAGCGAACGGCATCACGGTGTCGGACGCGGAACTGGTGCGCGACATCAACAGCAACCCCCAGTTTCAGACCAACGGCGTTTTCGACATGGACCGCTACAAGGCCCTTGTCGGCGGCAAGCCCGAACGCTTCGAGGAAAACGAGCGCGTGAAGCTGCTGCTCGGCAAGTTCAACCGTTTCGCCGCCCTGCCCGCGCAGCCCAGCGAACCGGAAATCCGCTCCCTGTTCCTCTGGCAGAACGAGCAGGCCGTGGTCGAATACACCGTCATCAGCCCCGCGGACTTCTTCGCCCAGACCGAATCGCACGACGACGAGGCCCAGGCGTATTACGAAAAGAATCAGGCGCGCTTCACCGAGCCCGCCAAGGCCAACTTCGAATACGTGGCCTTCACCCCGGCCGCGCTCGCGCCCGGACAGGAAGTCACGGACCAGGAAGTGCAGGACTATTACGAGACCGCCGGCGCCACCCTGGTCAGCCAGAAGCGCTATGAATTCCGCCACATTCTCCTGCCCGTGGGCGAAACTCCCACCCAGGAGGACGTGAACGCGATCCAGAAGAGCATGGCCGAGATCCAGAAGCGGCTGGCCCAGGGCGAGGACTTCGCCAGCCTGGCCAAGCGCTTCGCCCTTCCCGGCGACACCGCTCCCGGCGAGCCCATCTGGATGTCTCCGGCGGAAATGCCCGACGAACTGGCCCAGGCTCTCGCAGGCATGGAAAAGAACACCATCAGCCGCCCGATCATCACCCAGGCCGGATTGAATCTCGTCCAGCTCGTGGACGTGGAGCTTCCCCGCCAGATGAGCCTTGAAGAGGCCAAGCCCATCATCGTGGACCGCATCGCCCAGGAAAAGGCCGCCAAGATCCTCGGCGACAAGCTCGACGAGACCATCTCGCAGATGAACCAGGGCGTGAAGCTGCCCCAGATCGCCGAGAACCTGGAGCTGGCCGTCAAGGAAACCGGACCCATGACCCGCGAGCAGCTCGTGGAAGAGTTCGGCCTCAATGCCGAAGCCGCGGACACGCTGATGACGCTCATGGACGGCAACACCACCAAGACCCCGCTCAAGATCGGCAACGGCGGCTACCTCGTGGCCAGCAAGATCGACGATCTGCCCGAAACCGTCATGCCCCTGGAACAGGTCCGGCAGCAGATCGACGTGGAGATCCGCCGCGCCAAGGCCCAGGAGCTCGCTCTGGAAAAGGCGCAGGAAGTGCTCGTCGAAGGCGCAAAGGGCCAGGGCGACGTCCTGGCGACGTATGCGCCGAAACTCAAGGAAACCGAGCCGTTCGTCCGTTCCGGCCAGATCGCCGGGCTTCAGGTCGATCCCAAGCTGACCAGTGACGCCTTCACCGCCAAGCCCGGACAGTGGCTGCCCACGCCCTACTCCTCGGCCAACGGCTATGTGGTCGCCCGGCTCAAGGAAACCCTGCCCGCATCCGAGGAACTCTGGCAGCAGCAGAAGCAGGGCTGGGCCCAGGCCGCTCTGGAAATCTACCGCCGCGAGATGTACCAGGCCGTGAACAACTCCCTGTTCGAGCGCGCCAACGCCAAGGGCGCCGTGGAACTGGTCCGGCCCGACCTGCTCAACTAG
- a CDS encoding metallophosphoesterase family protein, translating into MKSATIAVISDTHMNQPPGWFLRVYEQYLAPAHAVLHCGDITGPATYHELCRHPRFHAVLGNCDWDPNLSNDLPPMLRLELLGLRIGMAHGWGSRSSVPLRVAEAFGPEFDLICFGHTHQQYWSDEFGPQMLNPGSLGEFGSLALVTVAPGKALSCEFVTVFTD; encoded by the coding sequence GTGAAGTCCGCAACCATCGCTGTCATCTCAGACACACACATGAACCAGCCTCCGGGCTGGTTCTTGCGTGTGTATGAGCAGTACCTCGCACCCGCCCACGCCGTGCTGCATTGCGGCGACATCACCGGTCCCGCCACCTACCACGAGCTTTGCAGGCACCCCCGCTTTCACGCCGTGCTGGGCAACTGCGACTGGGATCCGAACCTCTCCAACGATCTCCCGCCCATGCTCCGCCTTGAACTGCTCGGCCTGCGCATCGGCATGGCCCACGGCTGGGGCAGCCGCTCCAGCGTGCCGCTACGCGTGGCCGAAGCCTTTGGCCCGGAATTCGACCTGATCTGTTTCGGACACACCCACCAGCAATACTGGTCCGACGAGTTCGGGCCGCAAATGCTTAATCCTGGCTCCCTCGGCGAATTCGGCTCCCTTGCGCTCGTGACCGTTGCGCCCGGAAAAGCCCTGTCCTGCGAGTTCGTCACGGTTTTCACCGACTAG
- a CDS encoding MlaA family lipoprotein, producing the protein MNRKHLSALLLLAAMALLAVPALALEDARPTEVAQWDYNSGGEFDEAFDAQGNTPAAEGDIVDRTPDPFEGWNRFWFQFNDKLYFYMLKPVAQGYAYVIPERPRKWVENFFTNLMFPVRFVNCVLQGKLSSAGMETSKFIANTAFGLGGLGNVAGDMKPVRPTPPGDEDLGQTFGAWGMGNGAYLVWPFLGPSSVRDTAGYVGDYFVTPTSYLNPWYWSMAAKTYEKVNYVSRRIGDYEDIKEGAIDPYVTFKSAYLRYRAKKVSK; encoded by the coding sequence ATGAATCGGAAACATCTGAGCGCACTGCTTCTGCTGGCCGCCATGGCCCTCTTGGCCGTGCCGGCGCTGGCCCTGGAAGACGCCCGCCCCACGGAAGTAGCCCAGTGGGACTACAATTCCGGCGGCGAGTTCGACGAGGCTTTCGACGCCCAGGGCAACACCCCGGCGGCAGAAGGCGACATCGTGGACCGCACCCCCGATCCCTTCGAGGGCTGGAACCGCTTCTGGTTCCAGTTCAACGACAAGCTGTATTTCTACATGCTCAAGCCCGTTGCCCAGGGATACGCCTACGTCATCCCCGAGCGGCCGCGCAAGTGGGTCGAGAACTTCTTCACCAACCTGATGTTCCCGGTCCGCTTCGTCAACTGCGTGCTGCAAGGCAAGCTTTCCTCCGCGGGCATGGAGACCTCCAAGTTCATCGCCAACACCGCCTTCGGCCTCGGCGGACTCGGAAACGTCGCGGGCGACATGAAGCCCGTGCGTCCCACTCCTCCGGGCGACGAAGACCTCGGACAGACCTTCGGCGCATGGGGCATGGGCAACGGCGCGTATCTGGTCTGGCCCTTCCTCGGACCCAGCTCCGTGCGCGACACCGCCGGATACGTCGGCGACTACTTCGTGACCCCCACCAGCTACCTGAACCCCTGGTACTGGTCCATGGCCGCCAAGACCTATGAAAAGGTCAACTACGTCTCCCGCCGCATCGGCGATTACGAAGACATCAAGGAAGGCGCCATCGACCCCTACGTGACCTTCAAGAGCGCCTACCTGCGCTACCGGGCCAAGAAGGTTTCCAAGTAG
- a CDS encoding MlaC/ttg2D family ABC transporter substrate-binding protein, whose product MKRIIMLLVLLGTLVASTGVARAETPTETLKAGLDSLLAILQDPSYDTSHGISQEHLDAMRNAVHQFFDFRELTKRAVGRPWLNFTDKQRDDLTAVFTQLLEKTYLKKLNTEYLKELAAFKKESISFLDEQVKGNKAMVYTRLQLTDKPLDVNFRLIERDGRWWAYDVIGEGLTLLGIYQDEFKNVLIDKSPEDLIEILKEKIRAIDEKKDATTAAEAPAS is encoded by the coding sequence ATGAAACGCATCATCATGCTTCTGGTGCTGCTGGGTACGCTTGTCGCATCGACCGGCGTCGCCAGAGCCGAAACTCCTACGGAAACGCTGAAGGCCGGGCTGGACAGCTTGCTTGCCATCCTGCAGGATCCAAGCTATGACACAAGTCATGGTATATCCCAGGAGCATCTGGATGCCATGCGGAACGCCGTTCACCAGTTCTTCGACTTCCGGGAACTGACCAAGCGGGCCGTGGGCAGACCCTGGCTGAACTTTACGGACAAGCAGCGCGACGACCTGACGGCCGTTTTCACGCAGCTTCTGGAAAAGACGTACCTGAAGAAGTTGAACACCGAGTACCTGAAGGAACTTGCGGCGTTCAAGAAAGAGTCCATCTCTTTCCTCGACGAGCAGGTCAAGGGCAACAAGGCCATGGTCTACACCCGCCTTCAGCTTACGGACAAGCCGCTCGACGTCAACTTCCGGCTCATTGAACGCGATGGCAGGTGGTGGGCTTACGACGTGATCGGGGAAGGTCTCACCCTCCTCGGCATCTACCAGGACGAGTTCAAGAACGTCCTGATCGACAAGTCCCCGGAAGACCTGATCGAAATCCTCAAGGAAAAGATCAGGGCCATCGACGAGAAAAAAGACGCAACCACCGCTGCAGAGGCCCCGGCGTCCTGA
- the mlaD gene encoding outer membrane lipid asymmetry maintenance protein MlaD has product MSKIKKYSRETAVGVFVFVGLLCIAYMSVKLGNVKLFSNEYYTISAVFTKITGLKVNAPVSMYGVEVGYVEKIDLDLEGKETNNVPVAVVTMAVRKDYRIDDEAVASIKTSGLIGDKFVDIALGLGTEPLQDGAVIYDTNPAIDLEDLISKFAMSDSGGGK; this is encoded by the coding sequence ATGTCCAAAATCAAAAAATATTCACGGGAAACAGCGGTCGGCGTCTTCGTCTTCGTCGGCCTGCTCTGCATCGCGTACATGAGCGTCAAACTCGGCAACGTGAAACTCTTTTCCAACGAGTATTACACCATTTCCGCCGTGTTCACCAAGATCACGGGCCTGAAGGTCAACGCCCCCGTATCCATGTACGGCGTGGAAGTCGGCTACGTCGAGAAGATCGACCTGGACCTGGAAGGCAAAGAGACCAACAACGTGCCCGTGGCCGTGGTCACCATGGCCGTCCGCAAGGATTACCGCATCGACGACGAGGCCGTGGCTTCGATCAAGACCAGCGGGCTCATCGGCGACAAGTTCGTGGACATCGCCCTGGGCCTCGGCACCGAGCCGCTCCAGGACGGAGCCGTGATCTACGACACCAACCCCGCCATCGACCTGGAAGACCTCATCAGCAAGTTCGCCATGTCCGACAGCGGCGGCGGGAAGTGA
- a CDS encoding ABC transporter ATP-binding protein, which yields MNANRNDIRLTNLTVGYGDKAVVSNVNVTLPAGKISVILGGSGCGKSTLIKHILRLHDPIEGEIHIGSHNIMNLSRKAWACLKLQLGLLFQDGALLGSMTLADNVALPLREHTRLKPKEAYELAASKLALVGLEDYAELYPNQLSGGMRKRAGLARALIMDPAILFCDEPTSGLDPINSAELDQLLLELKQRFDITVVVVSHDLASMRTIADHVVVLGEGRVLFDGTRDELEATEDEYLRRFLDRIAKSRSAPRLSTQRLDPALLKMNCSELLASENG from the coding sequence ATGAACGCCAACCGCAACGACATCCGGCTGACGAACCTGACCGTGGGCTACGGCGACAAAGCCGTCGTCAGCAATGTGAACGTGACCCTGCCCGCGGGGAAGATCAGCGTCATCCTCGGCGGCTCCGGCTGCGGCAAGTCCACGCTCATCAAGCACATCCTGCGGCTGCACGATCCCATTGAGGGCGAAATCCACATCGGCAGCCACAACATCATGAACCTGAGCCGCAAGGCCTGGGCCTGTCTCAAGCTGCAACTGGGCCTGCTCTTCCAGGACGGCGCGCTGCTCGGCTCCATGACCCTGGCGGACAACGTGGCCCTGCCCCTGCGCGAGCACACCCGGCTCAAACCCAAGGAAGCATACGAGCTGGCCGCTTCCAAGCTCGCCCTCGTGGGCCTGGAAGACTACGCCGAGCTGTATCCGAACCAGCTTTCCGGGGGCATGCGCAAGCGGGCCGGCCTGGCCAGGGCCTTGATCATGGACCCGGCCATTCTCTTCTGCGACGAGCCCACCTCCGGACTGGACCCGATCAACTCCGCCGAGCTGGACCAGCTCCTGCTGGAACTGAAGCAGCGGTTCGACATCACCGTCGTCGTGGTCAGCCACGACCTCGCCAGCATGCGGACCATCGCGGATCATGTCGTGGTCCTGGGCGAGGGGCGCGTGCTTTTCGACGGCACGCGCGACGAGCTGGAGGCCACGGAAGATGAGTACCTGCGGCGTTTCCTGGACCGGATCGCCAAGTCGAGGAGCGCGCCGAGGCTGAGCACGCAGCGGCTCGACCCCGCCCTGCTGAAGATGAATTGCTCCGAGCTGCTCGCTTCGGAGAATGGTTAA
- a CDS encoding MlaE family ABC transporter permease has translation MNHQDATQGSGGALAPLTLLGSKALEFFSEMGAMFLFFLHAFQLIFSSWGQFPKIVRQIYFIGVKSISVIALIGLFTGMVMGMQLYFALSLFGADGFLGTGVALSMVRELAPVLTAIMVTGRAGSAMTAEIGVMRISEQIDALEIMGINPMSYLVSPKMAASIVSFPILTSFFNLIALFGGWLTGVLLLGANEGVYFYRVQQSLEWDDISGGFLKALVFGIVVCTVSCYQGYFTHLRKDGVGPEGVSQATTQAVVMSCVLVLMSDYILTSLLW, from the coding sequence ATGAACCATCAGGATGCCACGCAAGGCTCCGGCGGAGCGCTCGCGCCGCTGACTCTCCTTGGCTCGAAGGCCCTGGAGTTTTTCAGCGAGATGGGAGCCATGTTTCTCTTCTTTCTGCACGCCTTCCAGCTGATCTTCTCCTCCTGGGGACAGTTCCCCAAGATCGTTCGTCAGATCTACTTCATCGGCGTCAAATCCATCAGCGTCATCGCCCTGATCGGCCTGTTCACGGGCATGGTCATGGGCATGCAGCTGTATTTCGCGCTCTCCCTTTTCGGGGCGGACGGATTCCTCGGCACGGGCGTGGCCCTGTCCATGGTCCGCGAGCTGGCCCCGGTGCTCACGGCCATCATGGTCACGGGACGCGCCGGTTCGGCCATGACCGCGGAAATCGGGGTCATGCGCATCTCGGAGCAGATCGACGCCCTGGAGATCATGGGCATCAACCCCATGAGCTATCTGGTCAGCCCGAAGATGGCCGCGTCCATCGTCAGCTTCCCCATCCTGACCAGCTTCTTCAACCTTATCGCCCTGTTCGGCGGCTGGCTCACGGGCGTTCTCCTGCTCGGCGCCAACGAAGGCGTCTATTTCTACCGCGTGCAGCAGTCCCTGGAATGGGACGACATTTCCGGCGGCTTTCTCAAGGCGCTGGTTTTCGGCATCGTTGTCTGCACCGTGAGCTGCTACCAGGGCTACTTCACGCATTTGCGCAAGGACGGGGTCGGCCCGGAAGGCGTCAGCCAGGCCACGACCCAGGCGGTGGTCATGAGCTGCGTGCTCGTGCTCATGTCCGATTACATCCTGACCTCGCTGCTCTGGTAG